The Salmo salar chromosome ssa06, Ssal_v3.1, whole genome shotgun sequence sequence tcggtgggcgaagccgggagggtcgtcagtgaaatgggacacatctgggcccgggtgtgtcccgggataaatacacctttctcccattcattgaggagactctccacGCAGACACACTTAtgttttggttgtggcattttgtggtttgtttgtttttggcACCTCTCAACAcccatcattatcaccatctatgcatgcaaccactcacttacactactgaactggctacacacaccattgttaattgtatataGTTTACTTTATTATCTTCATGTTGTTTCCCCTCTTTGTTATGGGCTATGAGCCGGTTCGGGACATGGAGTTTAACAGGGAGCTGAGTGAGCGAATGTGATGTCCTGTATTTTTATGGGGGCGTGGAGGTCAAGCACACTGGTCAGGGATTGGTTGTAGAACTCCACAATTTCATCCACTGACAGGCTGGCTGGGTCAACATTCTTTTCTAGTTCTGACAACGTATGTGATGCTTGGACTtggttagagggggaaggaaTGTCAAGTCCAGTGAGACAACCTTGTGGTCAGGCACACCGAGGTCATAGACCGGCATGTTGTTGATGGGGTCAGTGATGACCAGGTCAAGTATGTGCCcacggggggtgtgtgtgtgtgtgtggggggggggggcgggacATCAACAAGTTGCTTCAGGTCAAGACAGTCAATCAAGCTCAACAGCAGAGTGACATGAGGGAGAGTCAACGTGGATATTGAGTTTGGCTTTTACGGCAAGACATTCCAAAGAGCACAGTTCGGGCAGGAGGGACCGTTTTCAATGTTCGTCAGCATTTtgctactgaacgtggcccgaGTCTGTCTGATGCAACGCCTGCAGTCCCAGTTGTATTTGAATAGGTATTTTCCTATCAGCCAGTTGACAGTTTGGGCCAGTGTTTATGAGCCTGCTATCTCTGAGGATGATAGGGAGGCTGCTGGTCTAAAGAACTCTCCATGGgacaggtgtgtttgtgtgtgtgatgagggACTATATTCATCACAAGAGGTGATCACTCCAGACCTCCTGAGGCAGAGAAGAGATTCAGCAGTTTTAGAACTCATTTCATGTCAttttactcattttgccatgaggcagagAACAATTAGCAGTTTACCGCTAATTTATTGctattgtacacattttgccGTAGGGTGGAGAGATGTTTGCAGTTTATAATATATCTGagtgagtgactaacaaaatcaatgggggagggggggggggggggtcagtaaTTAGACAGTCTAGCAGCCAACTAACttacaataaaaataaatatactgctccaaaaaataaagggaacacttaaacaacacatcctagatctgaatgaaagaaataatcttattaaatactttttcctttacatagttgaatgtgctgacaacaaaatcacacaaaaataatcaatggaaatccaatttatcaacccatggaggtttggatttggagtcacactcaaaatttaagtggaaaaccacactacaggctgatccaactttgatgtaatgtccataaaacaagtcaaaatgaggctcagtagtgtgtgtggcctccacgtgcctgtatgacctccctacaatgcctgggcacgctcctgatgaggtggcggatggtctcctgagggatctcctcccagacctggactaaagcatccgccaactcctggacagtctgtggtgcaacgtggcgttggtggatgaagcgagacatgatgtcccagatgtgctcaattggattcaggtctggggaacgggcgggccagtccatagcatcaatgccttcctcttgcaggaactgctgacacactccagccacatgaggtctagcattgtcttgcattaggaggaacccagggccaaccgcaccagcatatggtctcacaaggggtctgaggatctcatctcggtacctaatggcagtcaggctacctctggcgagcacatggagggctgtgcggccccccaaagaaatgccaccccacaccatgactgacccaccgccaaaccggtcatgctggaggatgttgcaggcagcagaacgttctccacggcgtctccagactctgtcatgtctgtcacgtgctcagtgtgaacctgctttcatctgtgaagagcacagggcgccagtggcgaatttgccaatcttggtgttctctggcaaatgccaaacgtcctgcacggtgttgggctgtcagctcaacccccacctgtggacgtcgggccctcataccaccctcatggagtctgtttctgaccgtttgagcagacacatgcacatttgtggcctgctggaggtcattttgcatggctctggcagtgcttctcctgctcctccttgcacaaaggcggaggtagcggtcctgctgctgggttgttgccctcctacggcctcctccacgtctcctgatgtactggcctgtctcctggtagcgcctccatgctctggacacttcgctgacagacacagcaaacattcttgccacagctcgcattgatgtgccatcctggatgagctgcactacctgagccacttgtgtgggttgtagactccgtctcatgctaccactagagtgaaagcaccgccagcattcaaaagtgaccaaaacatcaaccaggaagcataggaactgagaagtggtctgtggtccccacctgcagaaccactcctttattgggggtgtcttgctaattgcctataatttccacctgttgtctattccatttgcacaacagcatgtgaaatgtattgtcaatcagtgttgcttcctaagtggacagattgatttcacagaagtgttattgacttggagttacattgtgttgtttaagtgttccctttatttttttgagcagtgtatattcctgACATAGCCTAATTAAGTGACTGTCAGTAGGTAGATTCTGTCACCAattattggatggaaacctgtctgtatttttatttcttttttattaCCAAAACTtctttccatcacagctgtcaggatttttttttttgtcttcagTATGACTACTTGCATAACTGTGGATGGGAATGTGGTTAGGGGAAGGAGACAACCACTCAGTTGTTCAACTGAAGTGTGTCTTCCTCATgtcaccctctgaatcagaggtgcggggCGTTAGTGCATGCCTGGCTGTGCTTGAGGTGACGACACTTTGGAACCGCTGACGATGTCTGACTCTCACTTCCTGATGGATGTACTTCCTGTGACACGCTGCCAGCGGTTGAGTCACACATGAAGTTACAAAAGCTATAGCATCCTGTCTATTACCAAACTTAAGCTGTGTGTGAAAAGGTACTAGCTGTCAAAATTCTTGTTTCCTCTCAAAGATCATTAGAGGGAGGGACCTTGGATCCCCTCCTCCAATGAGCTTTGAGAGAAATTGAGGAAGCAAAGATTAGACTGCAGGCCCATTAGACTGACATGGCTACTGGCTAACGTGAGTATTTGCATGCAGAGATAATTGAGATGGTGCAGAAATTTAAGTCCGCTAGTCTTGTCATCGGTCATTTCCCTAACAAACTGTCAGGTCAGGCTGATCTGCTGGCTGTTATATATCTTTTCCTGGAACACTTGACTGTACATTTCATATACCCTGTGTAACTGAAGATAAATTCTGTTGTCTTGATGAATATGGCCTCACTAACAGTCTGCTGGATTTAtacaccaccatcaccctgttgttgttctacaccaccatcaccctgttgttgttctacaccaccatcaccctgttgttgttctacaccaccatcaccctgttgttggtctacaccaccatcaccctgttgttgttctacaccaccatcaccctgttgttgttctacaccaccatcaccctgttggtctacaccaccatcaccctgttgttggtctacaccaccatcaccctgttgttgttctacaccaccatcaccctgttgttggtctacaccaccatcaccctgttgttggtctacaccaccatcaccctgttgttgttctacaccaccatcaccctgttgttgttctacaccaccatcaccccgttgttgttctacaccaccatcaccctgttgttgttctacaccaccatcaccctgttgttgttctacaccaccatcaccccgttgttgttctacaccaccatcaccctgttgttgttctacaccaccatcaccctgttgttgttctacaccaccatcaccctgttgttggtctacaccaccatcaccctgttgttggtctacaccaccatcaccctgttgttggtctacaccaccatcaccctgttgttggtctacaccaccatcaccctgttgttgttctacaccaccatcaccctgttgttggtctacaccaccatcaccctgttgttggtctacaccaccatcaccctgttgttgttggtctacaccaccatcaccctTGTTGTTGGTCTACACCACCGTCACCCTGTTGTTGGTCTACACCACCGTCACCCTGTTGTTGTTCTACACCACCGTCACCCTGTTGTTGGTCTACACCACCGTCACCCTGTTGTTgttctacaccaccatcaccctgttgttgttgtctacacCACCGTCaccctgttgttgttggtctACACCACCGTCACCCTGTTGTTGTTCTACACCACCGTCACCCTGTTGTTGGTCTACACCACCGTCACCCTGTTGTTGGTCTACACCACCGTCACCCTGTTGTTGTTCTACACCACCGTCACCCTGTTGTTgttctacaccaccatcaccctgttgttgttctacaccaccatcaccctgttgttggtctacaccaccatcaccccgttgttgttctacaccaccatcaccctgttgttgttctacaccaccatcaccccgttgttgttctacaccaccatcaccccgttgttgttctacaccaccatcaccctgttgttggtctacaccaccatcaccctgttgttggtctacaccaccatcaccctgttgttgttctacaccaccatcaccctgttgttgttctacaccaccatcaccctgttgttgttggtctacaccaccgtcaccctgttgttgttggtctacaccaccgtcaccctgttgttgttggtctacaccaccgtcaccctgttgttgttctacaccaccatcaccctgttgttgttggtctacaccaccgtcaccctgttgttgttggtctacaccaccatcaccctgttggtctacaccaccatcaccctgttgttgttctacaccaccatcaccctgttgttgttctacaccaccatcaccctgttgttggtctacaccaccatcaccctgttgttgttctacaccaccatcaccctgttgttgttctacaccaccatcaccctgttgttgttctacaccaccatcaccctgttggtctacaccaccatcaccctgttgttggtctacaccaccgtcaccctgttgttgttggtctacaccaccatcaccctgttgttgttctacaccaccatcaccctgttgttgttctacaccaccatcaccctgtTGTTGTTCTACACCACCATTACCCTGTTGTTGTTCTACACCACCGTCACCCCGTTGTTGTTGGTCTACACCACCGTCACCCCGTTGTTGTTGGTCTACACCACCGTCACCCCGTTGTTGTTGGTCTACACCACCGTCACCCCGTTGTTGTTGGTCTACACCACCGTCACCCCGTTGTTGTTGGTCTACACCACCGTCACCCCGTTGTTGTTGGTCTACACCACCGTCACCCCGTTGTTGTTGGTCTACACCACAAGAGTCGTCTTAAGATACTATATATGCATCCCCTTTTCCCCATATAGCGGACTGCTATAGAACGGGGCCCGTACTCCCCATATAGCGGACTGCTATAGAACGGGGCCCGTACTCCCCATATAGCGGACTGCTATAGAACGGGGCCCGTACTCCCCATATAGCGGACTGCTATAGAACGGGGCCCGTACTCCCCATATAGCGGACTGCTATAGAACGGGGCCCGTACTCCCCATATAGCGGACTGCTATAGAACGGGGCCCGTACTCCCCATATAGCGGACTGCTATAGAACGGGGCCCGTACTCCCCATATAGCGGACTGCTATAGAACGGGGCCCGTACTCCCCATATAGCGGACTGCTATAGAACGGGCCCGTACTCCCCCATATAGCGGACTGCTATAGAACGGGGCCCGTACTCCCCATATAGCGGACTGCTATAGAACGGGGCCCGTACTCCCCATATAGCGGACTGCTATAGAACGGGGCCCGTACTCCCCATATAGCGGACTGCTATAGAACGGGGCCCGTACTCCCCATATAGCGGACTGCTATAGAACGGGGCCCGTACTCCCCATATAGCGGACTGCTATAGAACGGGGCCCGTACTCCCCCATATAGCGGACTGCTATAGAACGGGGCCCGTACTCCCCATATAGCGTACTGCTATAGAACGGGGCCCGTACTCCCCATATAGCGGACTGCTATAGAACAGGGCCCGTACTAGATTAGCCTCggacaaactcacctgattcaactcattgagggcttgatgatatgttgaatcaggtgagtttgtccAGGGCTACATCAAAAATgtgctgttggggtactggaggacttgAGAAActctgttggggtactggaggagttgagaaacagtgttggggtactggaggagttgagaaacagtgttggggtactggaggagttgagaaacagtgttggggtactggaggagttgagaaacagtgttggggtactggaggagttgaGAAActctgttggggtactggaggagttgaGAAACAgcgttggggtactggaggagttgaGAAActctgttggggtactggaggagttgaGAAActctgttggggtactggaggagttgagaaacagtgttggggtactggaggagttgaGAAActctgttggggtactggaggagttgaGAAActctgttggggtactggaggagttgaGAAActctgttggggtactggaggagttgaGAAActctgttggggtactggaggagttgaGAAACTCTGTTCTACTGGAGGAGTTGAGAAACACTGTTGGGGTACCGGAGGAGTTGAGAAACACTGTTGGGGTACCGGAGGAGTTGAGAAACACTGTTGGGGTACCGGAGGAGTTGAGAAACACTGTTGGGGTACCGGAGGAGTTGAGAAACACTGTTGGGGTACCGGAGGAGTTGAGAaacactgttggggtactggaggagttgagaaacactgttggggtactggaggagttgagaaacactgttggggtactggaggagttgagaaacactgttggggtactactgttgaccacttCTGCCCCCTATCCCCTCCAGGAGAAGTATGAAAGGCAGCACTCGGAGGTGTACCATCAGATCTCTACTCTGGAAGAAGACCTGGCTGAGACCACGGCcatcagagaccagctccatAAATACATCAGAGAGCTGGAGCAGGCTAACGATGACCTGGAGAGATccaagaggtaagagagagagaggggggagggtgtaACTGGAGCAGGCTAACGATGACCTGGAGAGATccaagaggtaagagagagagagggggggagtgtaACTGGAGCAGGCTAATGATGACCTGGAGAGATCCAAGAGGTGAGAGGGGGGAGTGTAACTGGAGCAGGCTAATGATGACCTGGAGAGATCCAAGAGGGAGGGGGTGTAACTGGACAGGCTAATGATGACCTGGAGAGAGccaagggtggggggggggggggtgtgtaacTGGACAGGCTAATGATGACCTGGAGAGAGCCAagaggtgggggggaggggtGTAACTGGAGCAGGCTAATGATGACCTGGAGAGAGCCaagaggtggggggaggggtgTAACTGGAGCAGGCTAACGATGATCTGGAGAGATCCCTATATCATAAgcacctctcttttctctctgttctccctggaCCATCTCACTGGCAGGATTCTTACATGTAGAATAGAGAATGGTTCTTAATGATGTACACTAACACCACCTAACTCCTCACCACATCATCTTtaccccctgtccccctgtccccctttcctcctcctctcacccctccattaGGGCTACCATCATGTCTCTGGAGGACTTTGAACAGAGGATGAACCATGTGATAGAGAGGAATGCCTTCCTGGAGAGTGAGCTGGATGAGAAGGAGAACCTACTGGAGTCAGTTCAGAGACTGAAGGATGAAGCCAGAGGTATGAAGACATGAAACACCTAGCCTACCTCTATCTCAGACCTACCCTTTCTGTTATGTCTAATACTGCTGTATTAAAGTCAGCTGGATGAGAAGGAGTCTACTGGAGTCAGTTCAGAGACTGACGGATGAAGCCAGAGGTGTGTCTaggattaggatccccattagctaacgcCGTCATGTTAGCTCATTCtcctggggtccaacaccaattaataagacattacaaacaattacaaaTTAAGACTTTACGGACATTTAACACGTAGACAATACAGACAATTAAAatacctgacaggaaacacatttaacagTCAGTTGATGCATTCTATTTCCTATCCAGTCACATGGTCTTTACTTTTTGCCTGAGAAATATGGATTGGTAAAGAGTTCCATTCAGCTATGGCTCTATATAAAACTGTAGGTGTAAGGCTGGGACAGTGTTGGGACAGTgttcatgtgtctctgtgttatgaATTAATGGTCCTGGTCTGGGTAACTGTTGGTCTGGGTAACTGTTGGTCTGGGTAACTGTTGGTCTGGGTAACTGTTGGCCTGGGTAACTGTTGGCCTGGGTAACTGTTGGCCTGGTTAACTGGCGGTCCTGTTGGCCTGGTTAACAGCTAGAAATAATAATGTTCCAAGCCGGAGATTCCTCTCCACAGGCGCAGGGGGCTGAACCAGGGATGGAATGATCCCTCAGAGCTGTGCTAGCTATGACATCATCAGTCACTCTTAAAGGGACAGGCTttcttactgtctctctgtgtgtcttagaTCTAAGACAGGAGTTGGCTGTCCAACAGAAGCAGGAAAGACTACTGTCCTTCACTGTCACCAAGAACTCAGACAAGACGGAGGACAAAacatccctccatacctcccaTTCATCCACACGACCGccctcatccctccataccgctcctcctcctgctctccctccatccctcctctccacgccctccagacccccccacccctcagcaagccccttcaccacccccccaccctcttaCAGCAGAGGTGAGTGCCCccgtgtatgtgttcatgtataaAATGTGTCTACTCACTAAATTCCCGGATCACACCAGGAGATGTAAAACTCTtttattattgtgtgtgtgtgttcaggcgaTGGCCTATCAGGTGCTCCTCTCACCACGTCGACACGTATCTCAGCTCTCAACATCGTAGGAGAACTGCTGAGGAAAGTCGGGGTAAGATGATGTTCATTGAAGGTCTGCGATGATTGTCTTCTAATTCTCATACACACACTACCcacctacacactacacaactacaccaggGGTTCCCAACCTCCATCTGGGTCGTCAACGTTTGGTGGGGGCGCGGGACATTCCTTTATTTGAGTggtaattattattataattttattTTTGCGATTtgtttatacaaatctaaaattaTGCATAAATCCGCAACGCTTTAGGCTAGCAACAAGCAGTAAAATGATTTATGCTAGCAACAAGCAGTAAAACGATTTAGgctagtgtaacagtatagcttccgtccctctcctcgcccgaaccagggaccctctgcacacagacaacagtcaccctcgaagcatcgttacccatcgctccacaaaagccgcggcccttgcagagcaaggggaacaactacttcaaagtctcagagcgagtgacgtcaccgatttgaagcgctattagcgcacactccgctaactagctagccatttcacatcggttacactagcaaCAAGCAGTAAAACGCTTTAGGCTAGCAGCAAGCAGTGAAACGCTTTAGGCTAGCAGCAAGCAGTGAAACGCTTTAGGCTAGCAGCAAGCAGTGAAACGCTTTAGGCTAGCAGCAAGCAGTGAAACGCTTTAGGCTAGCAGCAAGCAGTGAAACGCTTTAGGCTAGCAGCAAGCAGTGAAACGCTTTAGGCTAGCAGCAAGCAGTGAAACGCTTTAGGCTAGCAGCAAGCAGTGAAACGCTTTAGGCTAGCAGCAAGCAGTGAAACGCTTTAGGCTAGCAGCAAGCAGTAAAATGGCAGAGGAAGACGTGGCCCTGATGTACATGGGTATATATTGGTTTGTTGCTATGACATTCAGAAGCTGAGCTACGACcttctaaagtggaggagtcaaAGAAATTGGACTTTAGTTGGGAAAGTCATCTGATACAATGTGACTGTCGCTATCAATTGATCGAATCACTTTCTGTAAAAGAGTATGCATAATTAAATTGAGGTTTAATATAAATAATTCTAATAAAACATAATTGGTAGCGGAATAACATTTGGGGCAATCGGGTCTAGACTTTATTTTCTAAATCTATTATTATCATTAAATAGCCTCCCTAAATTTTGTTAAACTATGTAGAATGACTTGAAATGAGCTTCAAAACAACAATGTTCAAATTAAACCAAAATCAAGCTGGTGTTTATTGATTAGCCGATATTAAATTCAAGTGACATTAAAAAAGGGGGACTTGGGGAAAAAGGTTGAGAACCCCTGCACTAATACCTCCCTCATACAGGTAGTGCAGGgattctgtctctgtgtgatttAACATCTGTTTCCTGTAAGTCGTACAGCTGTAACAGGAAGTCTgctgactgttctgttctctccatcttcctctctgaccacaacactgttctgtcttcctctctgatcacaacactgttctgtcttcctctctgatcACAGCACTGTTCTGTCTTCCCCTCTGATCACAATATCACAAACACATAacataactgtgtgtgtgcggCCTGCGCCTGCATCCATCCATGCCTGTGGTTTCAGAACCTGGAGTCTAAACTAGCGTCCTGTAGGGAGTTTGTCTATGAACAGTCTCCTGGTTGCAGTACCCTCTCTGGGGGACAGGTGGCGCCACCCATCCAGAGAGGCTCTTCTTCTGACACACCGTCCACCACCAACGGACTCTACGAGAAAGGGTGAGGGGGTCAACTATAGCTAGCTCTACGACTAGCTCAATAATGACTGCATCtccaatggcaccctaatccctataggccctggttaatagtagtgcactagagaatagggtgacatttgttaCTCAACCAATGACTTGACAAGCCATTTCATAGCCTACCTACAATTGAATCAAGTAATGTAAACAGACATTTACTCTGTTATGGATCTAGATTCTGATCTGTTTAGTTTGTAACAGACATTTACTCTGTCAGGGATCTAGATTCTGATCTGTTTAGTTTGTAACAGACATTTACTCTGTCAGGGATCTAGATTCTGATCTGTTTAGTTTGTAACAGACATTTACTCTGTCAGGGATCTAGATTCTGATCTGTTTAGTTTGTAACAGACATTTACTCTGTCAGGGATCTACATTCTGATCTGTTTAGTTTGTATTACATTAAACTGGAACCTGACAGCCCATCAGCGAATGAAATGGACACTGAAGACCAATACATAAACAAAAATATCCCATTAGTCGTAATGTCGTAGCCTACAACCTAATGAACAAATATAAAGCTGATTCGGTAGTCTACATAATATTAATGAACGATGATGATCCTTAACCTACAACAAAGCCTATTGGGGAATGACAGTCTGAAAATAGCCTGGGATGGAGTCCTAACAAAATGGCTGAAAATAGCCTGGG is a genomic window containing:
- the LOC106606316 gene encoding nuclear distribution protein nudE homolog 1 encodes the protein MGEPEPLKFVSLEEEVDYWKEQAAKRQQRAEEVQEELQEFQQMSRDYEVELETELKQCETQNRELVTQNNRLHMELENYKEKYERQHSEVYHQISTLEEDLAETTAIRDQLHKYIRELEQANDDLERSKRATIMSLEDFEQRMNHVIERNAFLESELDEKENLLESVQRLKDEARDLRQELAVQQKQERLLSFTVTKNSDKTEDKTSLHTSHSSTRPPSSLHTAPPPALPPSLLSTPSRPPHPSASPFTTPPPSYSRGDGLSGAPLTTSTRISALNIVGELLRKVGNLESKLASCREFVYEQSPGCSTLSGGQVAPPIQRGSSSDTPSTTNGLYEKGMVKMLDFGPGPKIIL